A window from Dromaius novaehollandiae isolate bDroNov1 chromosome 37, bDroNov1.hap1, whole genome shotgun sequence encodes these proteins:
- the SSR4 gene encoding translocon-associated protein subunit delta translates to MAALGLLVGLLAAAALGAAGEPCPEPTIVPSYYTTSDAVISSESVFVVEISLACKNGAQNVALYADVNGKQFPVTRGQDVGRYQVSWSLEHRNAQSGTYEVKFFDEESYSALRKAQRNNEDVSRIRPLFTVNVDHRGAWNGPWVSTEVVAAAVGLVVYYLAFSTKSSIQA, encoded by the exons ATGGCGGCGCTGGGGCTTCTGGTGGGGCtgttggcggcggcggcgctcggcgcgGCGG GCGAGCCCTGCCCCGAGCCCACCATCGTGCCCTCGTACTACACCACGTCGGACGCCGTCATCTCCTCCGAGAGCGTCTTCGTGGTGGAGATCTCGCTGGCCTGCAAGAACGGCGCCCAg AACGTGGCTCTCTACGCCGACGTCAATGGGAAGCAGTTCCCCGTCACCCGCGGCCAGGATGTGGGGCGCTACCAG GTGTCGTGGAGCCTGGAGCACCGCAACGCCCAGTCGGGCACCTATGAGGTGAAGTTCTTTGACGAGGAGTCGTACAGCGCCTTGCGCAAG GCTCAACGCAATAACGAGGATGTGTCCCGCATCAGGCCGCTCTTCACCGTCAACGTGGACCATCGG GGCGCCTGGAACGGGCCCTGGGTGTCGACGGAGGTGGTGGCGGCCGCCGTCGGCCTCGTGGTTTATTACCTGGCTTTCAGCACCAAGAGCAGCATCCAGGCCTAG
- the IDH3G gene encoding isocitrate dehydrogenase [NAD] subunit gamma, mitochondrial: MAAALKAARHLWRPAVLGPRPAWLSHDAERRHLPAPPPAKYGGRHTVTLIPGDGIGPELMMHVKEVFRHACVPVDFEEVRVSAEAPEDDVHNAIMAIRRNGVALKGNIETNHNLPPSHKSRNNLIRTSLDLYANVIHCRSLPGVETRHRDIDILIVRENTEGEYSSLEHESVAGVVESLKIITAGRSRRIAHYAFRLARRAARRSVTAVHKANIMKLGDGLFLQCCREVAAEYPELDFRSIIVDNATMQLVSRPQQFDVMVMPNLYGNVVNNVCAGLVGGPGLVPGANYGHDYAVFETATRNTGKSIANRNIANPTAALLAACMMLDHLRLHSYASTIRQAVLASLDDPRTHTPDIGGQGTTSGAVQSILSHLPRA; encoded by the exons ATGGCAGCGGCGCTGAAGGCGGCGCGGCACCTCTGGAGACCGGCCGTGCTGGGGCCGCGCCCG GCCTGGCTTTCCCACGATGCCGAGCGGCGGCACCTCCCGGCC ccgccccccgccaAATACGGGGGCCGCCACACGGTGACGCTGATCCCCGGCGACGGCATCGGCCCCGAGCTCATGATGCACGTCAAGGAGGTGTTCAG GCATGCCTGCGTGCCCGTGGACTTCGAGGAGGTGCGGGTGAGCGCCGAGGCGCCCGAGGACGACGTGCACAACGCCATCATGGCCATCCGCCGCAACGGCGTCGCCCTCAAGG GGAACATTGAGACCAACCACAACCTCCCGCCCAGCCACAAGTCGCGCAACAACCTCATCCG CACCAGCCTGGACCTGTACGCCAACGTGATCCACTGCCGGAGCCTGCCCGGGGTGGAGACGCGCCACCGCGACATCGACATCCTCATCGTGCGCGAGAACACCGAGGGCGAGTACAGCAGCCTGGAGCACGAG AGCGTGGCGGGGGTGGTGGAGAGCCTGAAGATCATCACGGCGGGGCGCTCGCGCCGCATCGCCCACTACGCCTTCCGCctggcccgccgcgccgcccgccgcagcgTCACCGCCGTGCACAAGGCCAACATCAT gaagcTGGGGGACGGGCTCTTCCTGCAGTGCTGCCGCGAGGTGGCCGCCGAGTACCCGGAGCTCGACTTCCGCAGCATCATCGTGGACAACGCCACCATGCag CTGGTGTCGCGGCCGCAGCAGTTCGACGTCATGGTGATGCCCAACCTCTACGGCAACGTGGTGAACAACGTGTGCGCCGGGCTCGTGGGGGGGCCCGGCCTGGTGCCCGGCGCCAACTACGGCCATGACTACGCCGTCTTCGAGACC gcCACGCGGAACACGGGCAAGAGCATCGCCAACCGCAACATCGCCAACCCCACggccgccctgctcgccgcctgCATGATGCTCGACCACCTCCG tCTGCACAGCTACGCCTCCACCATCCGCCAGGCCGTCCTCGCCTCATTGGACGACCCCAGG ACGCACACGCCCGACATCGGGGGCCAGGGCACCACCTCGGGGGCCGTCCAGAGCATCCTCTCGCACCTCCCCCGCGCctag